A genomic window from Rhodanobacteraceae bacterium includes:
- a CDS encoding TonB-dependent receptor encodes MRVSMSVLATALLVATRTLLAAPIELERVEVEGQRIDPVPTPAGRVDDARMAPARSTTADSASLLRDVPGLNLRSAGGTSSLPVILGLGGDRVRTTVDGMDLVASCPNHMNPPLSYLDPAAIGRIQVYAGITPVSAGGDSIAGSIVVETRGPRFVEAGAEPEWRGEAGLGYRDNGAAWRSDLYLAYAGERFAASYSGAHAQSDNYSAGGDFKTSTMTGRDGHTLPLDEVGSSAYETNNHALTLAWRGRDQLIEAQFGYQDTPFQGYPNQRMDMVDNRQQRMNLRYLGDLDRGTLEVRAYHEEVEHRMNFGPDRRFWYGSNAGSGSPCSPIRFMGDPAGSCAAGMPMNTDSSTTGATLHLDLPLQGEDLARLGVEWQRYRLDDYWPASGGAMGPGIFTNIRDGERDRHALFAEWEAHPAARWTTMLGLRYEGLSTDAGEVQGYSAAPMAMGNQAAEAAAFNALDRKRTDHHWNLAASARYDLTETQVLEFGLARRERSPNLYERYAWSTWAMAASMNNTVGDGNGYVGDPALRPETAYTASATWRWQSADAARHLELTPFYTRVNDYIDAVPVGVFRVDQFNVLRWANQSARLWGLNLTAQARLTETAGLGILDLSARLQWQRGENRDTGEDLYQQMPASARLTLAQSRGRWTSALEWELVSAKTRVSGVRNEIPTTGYGLLHLRGGYAWTQVRIDAGIDNLLDRNYDLPLGGAYVGQGMTMSLNGIPWGIAVPGAGRTAYVGVRVNW; translated from the coding sequence GGCAGGCAGGGTCGACGATGCAAGGATGGCGCCAGCGCGGAGCACTACCGCCGACAGCGCCAGCTTGCTGCGTGATGTGCCGGGGTTGAACCTCAGATCCGCAGGCGGCACCAGCAGTCTGCCGGTGATCTTGGGTCTGGGCGGGGATCGCGTGCGCACCACGGTGGACGGCATGGACCTGGTTGCCTCATGCCCGAATCACATGAACCCGCCGCTGTCCTACCTGGATCCGGCTGCGATCGGTCGGATTCAGGTCTACGCCGGCATCACCCCGGTCAGTGCTGGTGGCGACAGCATCGCCGGCAGCATCGTGGTGGAAACGCGCGGTCCGCGCTTTGTCGAAGCCGGCGCCGAGCCCGAGTGGCGTGGCGAGGCGGGCTTGGGCTATCGCGACAATGGCGCCGCCTGGCGTAGCGATCTGTATCTGGCCTATGCCGGCGAGCGCTTTGCCGCCAGTTACAGCGGAGCGCATGCACAATCGGACAACTACAGCGCCGGCGGCGACTTCAAGACCAGCACGATGACTGGCCGCGATGGTCACACCCTGCCGCTGGACGAGGTGGGATCGAGTGCCTATGAGACCAACAACCATGCGCTGACGCTGGCCTGGCGCGGGCGCGATCAGTTGATCGAGGCCCAGTTCGGTTATCAGGACACACCCTTCCAGGGCTATCCGAACCAGCGCATGGACATGGTCGACAACCGGCAGCAGCGCATGAATCTGCGCTATCTCGGCGATCTGGACCGGGGCACGCTGGAGGTACGTGCCTATCACGAGGAGGTCGAGCACCGCATGAACTTCGGGCCGGACCGGCGCTTCTGGTACGGGTCCAATGCCGGCAGCGGCAGTCCGTGCTCGCCGATTCGCTTCATGGGTGACCCAGCGGGCAGTTGCGCCGCCGGCATGCCGATGAACACCGACAGCAGCACCACCGGCGCCACGCTGCATCTGGATCTGCCGCTGCAGGGCGAGGATCTGGCGCGTCTCGGTGTCGAGTGGCAGCGCTATCGCCTGGATGATTACTGGCCAGCGTCTGGCGGCGCGATGGGCCCGGGCATCTTCACCAACATCCGCGATGGCGAGCGCGATCGCCACGCGCTGTTTGCCGAGTGGGAAGCGCACCCGGCTGCCCGCTGGACCACGATGCTGGGCCTGCGCTACGAGGGCCTGAGTACCGATGCCGGCGAAGTGCAGGGCTACAGTGCCGCGCCGATGGCCATGGGCAACCAGGCTGCCGAGGCCGCGGCCTTCAACGCACTGGATCGCAAGCGCACAGACCACCACTGGAATCTGGCGGCCTCGGCACGCTATGACCTGACCGAGACCCAGGTGCTGGAGTTTGGCCTGGCCCGCCGGGAGCGTTCGCCCAATCTCTATGAGCGCTATGCCTGGTCGACCTGGGCCATGGCTGCCTCAATGAACAACACGGTGGGTGATGGTAATGGTTATGTTGGCGATCCGGCTTTGCGACCGGAGACCGCTTACACCGCCTCCGCCACCTGGCGCTGGCAGTCTGCCGACGCAGCGCGGCACCTGGAGCTGACACCCTTTTACACCCGGGTCAACGACTACATCGACGCGGTGCCGGTCGGAGTGTTCCGCGTGGATCAGTTCAACGTGCTGCGCTGGGCCAATCAATCGGCACGATTGTGGGGTTTGAACCTGACGGCGCAAGCGCGCCTGACCGAGACGGCAGGCCTGGGCATCCTGGATCTGAGTGCGCGTCTGCAATGGCAGCGTGGCGAGAACCGCGATACCGGCGAAGATCTCTACCAGCAGATGCCGGCCAGTGCCCGGCTGACCCTGGCGCAATCCCGTGGCCGATGGACCAGCGCATTGGAATGGGAACTGGTCAGTGCCAAGACCCGGGTGTCGGGCGTGCGCAACGAGATTCCCACGACAGGTTATGGTCTGTTGCATTTGCGTGGCGGCTATGCCTGGACGCAGGTGCGCATCGATGCTGGCATCGACAATCTGCTCGATCGCAATTACGACCTGCCGCTGGGCGGTGCCTATGTGGGGCAGGGCATGACCATGAGCTTGAACGGCATCCCCTGGGGTATTGCCGTGCCGGGCGCGGGCCGCACCGCCTACGTCGGGGTGCGGGTGAATTGGTGA
- a CDS encoding ATP-binding protein yields MANADRSKRIDPAFLRTLMQLRWFAALGQALAIWVALHWLALPLPAWPLWLGVVALVCFNGYLTLRRRTLPGTPALAVLHLAVDISELSWAIGWSGGVMNPFVSLFLVPIALSTLALPVRHIVWVAVMATAGYAAAAILGPPLPHIHGISGTFDLHLAGMAVNFALSAVVFVAVLTQLAALRDAREREIARLREQSARDEGILGLATHAAAMAHTLNTPLGTLTLLLDDLSEDHAGNPTLHEDLNRARVLVAHCRDQVRKLVHDAHPDEHARLPLNQYIDSVISRWELLRPSMQLLRDVELPETEVRADPALEHLLQALLDNAADASASRSQSSIELTLQVADDDLIGVIRDRGGDALAREPLTHRLFGTSKPEGLGVGLALSHATVERLGGELSLQSAADGAMTRLRVPLSSLCE; encoded by the coding sequence TTGGCAAACGCCGACCGCTCCAAGCGTATCGATCCCGCCTTCCTGCGTACGCTGATGCAACTGCGCTGGTTTGCCGCGCTGGGCCAGGCGCTGGCAATCTGGGTGGCGTTGCATTGGCTGGCGCTGCCGCTGCCAGCATGGCCGCTGTGGCTAGGCGTGGTGGCGCTGGTGTGCTTCAACGGCTATCTGACGCTACGCCGCCGGACGTTGCCGGGCACACCAGCGCTCGCCGTGCTGCACCTTGCCGTGGACATCTCCGAACTGAGCTGGGCCATCGGCTGGAGCGGCGGCGTGATGAATCCCTTCGTGTCCCTGTTTCTGGTGCCGATCGCCCTGTCCACGCTGGCATTGCCGGTGCGGCATATCGTGTGGGTGGCGGTCATGGCGACGGCAGGCTATGCCGCGGCGGCAATCCTTGGACCGCCGCTGCCGCATATCCACGGCATTTCCGGCACCTTCGACCTGCATCTGGCCGGCATGGCGGTCAATTTCGCGCTGTCGGCGGTGGTGTTCGTGGCGGTGCTGACGCAACTGGCCGCCTTGCGCGATGCCCGCGAGCGCGAGATCGCACGCTTGCGCGAACAATCAGCACGAGACGAGGGCATTCTCGGTCTGGCCACCCATGCCGCCGCCATGGCGCACACCTTGAACACGCCGCTGGGCACGCTGACGCTGCTGCTTGACGACCTGAGCGAGGACCACGCCGGCAACCCGACGCTGCATGAGGATCTGAATCGAGCGCGCGTGCTGGTCGCCCACTGCCGCGATCAGGTGCGCAAACTGGTACACGACGCCCATCCCGATGAACACGCGCGGCTGCCGCTCAATCAATATATAGACAGCGTGATCTCACGCTGGGAGTTGCTGCGTCCATCGATGCAGTTGTTGCGCGATGTGGAGCTACCGGAGACCGAGGTACGCGCAGACCCGGCACTGGAGCATCTGTTGCAGGCCTTGCTCGACAATGCCGCCGATGCCAGTGCCAGCCGCAGTCAAAGCTCGATTGAACTGACGTTGCAGGTGGCAGACGACGATCTGATTGGTGTCATCCGCGACCGCGGCGGGGATGCGCTGGCGCGCGAGCCGCTGACGCACCGACTGTTCGGTACCAGCAAGCCTGAAGGTCTGGGAGTAGGACTGGCGCTGTCGCACGCAACTGTTGAGCGGCTCGGCGGCGAGTTGAGCTTGCAATCGGCTGCCGACGGCGCCATGACCCGTTTGCGTGTGCCACTGAGCAGCTTGTGCGAATGA
- a CDS encoding response regulator, whose protein sequence is MNSETLHILIVDDDPVYATQLQRSLQRRGHSSCIAHDIEHALSVADARVPDAALVDLKLADESGLRLIEPLRALSEEMVIVLLTGYASVATAVEAIKRGADDYLPKPASIQAILRAISGEPATEVVDEVPASMTRMQRLEWEHIQQALTSTGGNISASARLLGMHRRTLQRKLGKRPAPERG, encoded by the coding sequence ATGAACAGCGAGACCCTGCACATCCTCATCGTCGACGACGATCCGGTCTATGCCACGCAGTTGCAGCGCTCACTGCAGCGCCGTGGCCACAGCAGCTGCATCGCCCACGACATCGAGCATGCGTTGAGTGTCGCGGACGCCCGCGTCCCCGATGCGGCACTGGTCGATCTCAAGCTGGCCGACGAATCCGGGCTGCGCCTGATCGAACCGCTGCGGGCGCTGTCCGAGGAGATGGTCATCGTGTTGCTGACCGGCTACGCCAGCGTTGCCACCGCTGTTGAGGCCATCAAGCGTGGCGCCGACGACTACTTGCCCAAGCCCGCCAGCATTCAAGCCATTCTGCGCGCCATCAGCGGCGAACCGGCAACAGAGGTAGTCGATGAAGTACCGGCCTCGATGACCCGAATGCAGCGTCTGGAATGGGAGCACATCCAGCAGGCACTGACCTCGACCGGCGGCAATATCTCGGCCAGCGCCCGCTTGCTCGGCATGCATCGGCGCACTTTGCAGCGCAAGCTGGGCAAGCGTCCGGCACCGGAACGCGGGTGA